From a region of the Constantimarinum furrinae genome:
- a CDS encoding ArnT family glycosyltransferase produces MKSILKKYLGYFILAILVITPLFLYIDVIPIRNYDESRNAMNAFEMLKNGNWLVTYFEGKPDMWNTKPPLLIWIQTISFSLFGVNEFAFRLPSALAAVGTCAALVYISEKYLRSFWYGAIAVLVLITMGGYMGYHGARFGEFDALLTMFTTLSGLSFFAFIQNKKRKYLYFFFIFLTLGCLTKGVAGLLFAPAYVVYLIYKKEFISLLKNKHFYFGLGIFILIIGGFYLLRELYNPGYLEAVWNNELGGRYASKLQKSRPHIFYFERFRDLDMKYWFLWIPCGIVAGMLTKNRMLQNFTIFSSIMAVSHFLIISLSKNKLHWYAFPEVPYFALIVATLIYLIFRLLINVGDERQKKIIKLVPYGFILFLFLSPYTQILKDVKRNLNEDSPTERNYQMSYYLREASEKPEELNGYKVLIKGYRPETKFYIAKLKDQGADIEQKDWKKLKSGDKVLTYQKEIKNYLAENYKMSTLGESKNVVKYKIHGPK; encoded by the coding sequence ATGAAAAGTATTCTGAAGAAGTACCTCGGGTATTTTATCTTAGCGATACTCGTAATCACGCCACTTTTTCTTTACATAGATGTAATTCCCATTCGTAATTATGACGAATCGAGAAATGCGATGAATGCCTTCGAAATGTTAAAGAATGGCAATTGGCTGGTTACCTACTTTGAAGGAAAGCCGGATATGTGGAATACCAAACCTCCGTTGCTCATTTGGATACAAACTATAAGTTTTTCGCTATTTGGAGTTAACGAATTCGCATTTCGGTTGCCATCCGCACTTGCCGCTGTAGGCACATGTGCAGCGTTGGTTTACATTTCCGAAAAGTATTTAAGATCTTTTTGGTATGGCGCCATTGCCGTACTTGTATTAATTACCATGGGAGGCTATATGGGCTATCACGGAGCTCGTTTCGGTGAATTCGACGCCTTACTTACGATGTTCACTACGCTTAGCGGACTTTCATTCTTTGCATTTATCCAGAACAAGAAGAGAAAATATTTGTATTTTTTCTTTATTTTCCTCACGCTGGGCTGCCTAACAAAAGGAGTCGCCGGATTACTTTTTGCGCCGGCTTATGTAGTATATCTCATTTATAAAAAGGAATTTATTTCGCTGCTAAAAAACAAGCACTTTTACTTTGGATTGGGAATCTTTATTTTAATTATCGGAGGTTTTTATCTGTTGAGAGAACTTTATAATCCGGGCTACCTCGAGGCGGTCTGGAATAATGAATTAGGCGGACGCTATGCCAGTAAATTACAAAAATCAAGGCCGCACATTTTTTATTTTGAAAGATTCAGAGATCTCGATATGAAATATTGGTTTTTGTGGATCCCGTGTGGCATTGTAGCCGGAATGCTCACCAAGAATAGAATGCTTCAGAATTTTACAATCTTTAGCTCCATTATGGCTGTTTCTCATTTTCTCATAATTTCGCTTTCCAAAAATAAATTACATTGGTATGCTTTTCCTGAAGTCCCTTATTTTGCATTGATCGTGGCCACTCTAATTTATTTGATCTTTAGATTGCTTATAAATGTAGGGGATGAACGCCAGAAAAAAATTATAAAACTGGTCCCGTACGGCTTTATCCTTTTTCTATTTCTTAGTCCCTATACACAGATTCTAAAGGATGTTAAGAGAAATCTGAATGAAGATTCCCCAACAGAACGAAATTACCAAATGAGCTATTACCTTAGGGAAGCTTCAGAAAAACCTGAAGAACTCAATGGATATAAGGTACTAATCAAAGGCTATCGCCCTGAGACAAAGTTTTATATTGCGAAACTGAAAGATCAAGGGGCAGATATAGAACAAAAAGACTGGAAAAAACTGAAGTCAGGAGACAAAGTACTCACCTATCAAAAGGAAATAAAGAATTATCTTGCTGAAAATTATAAGATGTCAACCTTAGGAGAAAGTAAGAACGTAGTTAAATACAAGATTCATGGACCCAAATAA
- a CDS encoding glycosyltransferase family 2 protein, with translation MDPNNMKTLSIVIPIFNEEQIIPELYERLKNAASQITDDYEFIFVNDGSKDASLIQLMRLTESDPRSFFINFSRNFGHQIAVTAGLDHCRGKAVVIIDGDLQDPPELIPELYKKYKEGFEVIYARREKRKGEGVFKKVTAKLFYRILRKLTNVDIPVDTGDFRLIDQKVVRYLKMMPEQNKFLRGQIAWLGFKQSEVLFNRDKRKFGKTGYSFSKMLSFAIDGITGFSNVPLASVTKIGFIISGAAFFIILYAIFAHYVLEQTVTGWTSLIISSLFIGGIQLVSIGIIGEYIGRINNNVQNRPLYIIDKTNITD, from the coding sequence ATGGACCCAAATAATATGAAAACACTGTCTATAGTGATTCCTATATTTAATGAAGAGCAGATCATTCCGGAGTTGTATGAAAGGCTAAAAAATGCTGCATCGCAAATTACTGATGACTACGAATTTATCTTTGTAAATGACGGTAGCAAGGATGCATCCTTAATACAGCTTATGCGTCTTACCGAATCAGACCCTAGATCATTTTTTATAAACTTTAGTAGAAATTTTGGTCATCAGATAGCGGTCACCGCAGGGCTCGATCATTGTCGAGGTAAGGCCGTGGTCATTATCGACGGCGACCTTCAGGATCCCCCCGAACTTATACCCGAATTGTACAAAAAATACAAGGAGGGATTCGAAGTTATCTACGCCCGCAGAGAAAAAAGAAAAGGAGAAGGTGTCTTTAAAAAAGTGACTGCTAAACTATTCTACCGTATCCTTAGAAAGCTAACCAATGTTGATATTCCTGTAGATACCGGAGATTTCCGACTGATAGATCAAAAGGTAGTTCGGTATTTAAAAATGATGCCGGAACAGAATAAATTCCTCCGAGGACAGATCGCCTGGTTAGGATTCAAACAATCTGAAGTCTTATTTAACCGAGATAAACGTAAATTCGGAAAAACAGGCTACTCCTTCAGCAAGATGCTTTCCTTTGCCATAGATGGAATTACAGGATTCTCTAATGTACCACTTGCCTCAGTGACCAAGATCGGATTTATTATTTCCGGTGCCGCCTTTTTTATTATCCTCTATGCGATCTTCGCGCATTACGTCCTGGAACAAACGGTGACCGGCTGGACCAGTTTGATCATCAGTTCCCTGTTTATTGGTGGTATTCAACTTGTTTCCATCGGTATTATAGGTGAGTATATTGGACGAATCAATAACAATGTCCAAAATCGTCCATTATACATCATCGACAAAACGAATATTACTGATTAA
- a CDS encoding dipeptidase — protein sequence MKSAKSYIEKNKERFIDELIQLLKIPSISADSAYKNDVIKTAEAIKKSLEKAGCDTVEICKTPGYPIVYGEKIIDKNLPTVLVYGHYDVQPPDPLDLWDSPPFEPVIKKTELHPEGAIFARGSCDDKGQMYMHVKALEYMTQTDQLPCNVKFMIEGEEEVGSESLGWFVERNQEKLANDVILISDTGMIANDIPSITTGLRGLSYVEVEVTGPNRDLHSGLYGGAVANPINVLTKMIASLHDENNHITIPGFYDDVDELSTAERAKMAEAPFSKEAYKKALDIEDVYGEAGYTTNERNSIRPTLDVNGIWGGYIGEGAKTVIASKAYAKISMRLVPDQDWEKITQLFKNHFESIAPKGVKVKVKPHHGGQAYVTPIDSVGYRAASKAYEATFGKTPIPQRSGGSIPIVALFEKELKSKTILMGFGLDSDAIHSPNEHFGIWNYLKGIETIPQFYHYFTEMNT from the coding sequence ATGAAAAGTGCAAAATCTTATATAGAAAAAAATAAAGAGCGATTTATAGACGAACTAATTCAACTACTGAAAATTCCTTCTATAAGCGCCGATTCGGCTTATAAAAACGATGTGATAAAAACAGCCGAAGCCATTAAAAAAAGCCTTGAAAAAGCCGGATGTGACACTGTAGAGATCTGTAAAACCCCGGGCTACCCAATAGTATATGGCGAGAAGATCATCGATAAAAATCTACCCACTGTATTGGTTTACGGGCATTACGATGTACAACCCCCGGATCCCCTCGATCTGTGGGACAGTCCGCCGTTCGAACCCGTGATCAAAAAAACGGAACTTCATCCGGAAGGGGCGATCTTCGCCCGTGGAAGCTGTGACGATAAAGGACAAATGTACATGCACGTAAAGGCCTTAGAGTATATGACACAAACCGATCAACTTCCCTGTAATGTCAAATTTATGATCGAAGGCGAAGAAGAAGTGGGGTCAGAAAGTCTGGGATGGTTCGTGGAACGTAATCAGGAAAAACTGGCTAATGATGTGATCCTGATCAGCGATACCGGAATGATCGCCAATGATATCCCATCCATTACTACAGGATTACGCGGACTCAGCTACGTAGAAGTTGAAGTCACCGGACCTAATCGCGATCTCCACAGCGGACTCTACGGCGGAGCTGTGGCCAATCCTATTAATGTATTAACCAAAATGATCGCTTCATTGCACGATGAGAACAACCACATCACCATTCCCGGTTTTTATGATGATGTCGATGAACTCTCTACTGCCGAACGGGCCAAAATGGCCGAAGCGCCCTTCAGTAAAGAGGCTTATAAAAAGGCCCTCGATATAGAAGATGTGTACGGTGAAGCAGGATATACCACCAACGAGCGAAATTCCATCCGGCCCACTCTTGACGTAAACGGAATCTGGGGCGGCTACATTGGAGAAGGCGCCAAGACGGTCATCGCCAGTAAGGCATACGCAAAGATCAGTATGCGCCTGGTACCCGATCAGGACTGGGAAAAGATCACACAATTGTTTAAGAATCATTTCGAAAGTATCGCTCCTAAAGGGGTCAAGGTGAAGGTGAAACCACATCACGGCGGACAAGCATACGTTACCCCTATTGACAGTGTGGGCTATAGAGCGGCCTCTAAAGCCTATGAGGCTACTTTTGGCAAAACCCCTATTCCGCAGCGAAGTGGAGGAAGTATTCCCATAGTGGCATTGTTCGAAAAGGAGCTTAAGAGCAAGACGATTTTAATGGGCTTTGGTCTCGATAGTGATGCCATTCATTCGCCTAATGAACACTTCGGGATCTGGAATTATTTAAAAGGTATTGAAACCATTCCTCAGTTCTATCACTATTTTACCGAAATGAATACTTAG
- a CDS encoding PhnA domain-containing protein produces MSIERELAKRADNSCELCGNPEKLNVYEVPSSPRSGVDAAVLLCSTCFHQIENEEDRDPNHWRCLNDSMWSTVPAVQVMAWRMLQRLKVEGWPQDLLDMMYMDEEVKAWAKEAGDGVDRSNAPVHRDSNGAILQAGDNVVLIKDLKVKGSSMVAKQGTAVRRISLDHDNAEYIEGKVDGQQIVIITKFVKKI; encoded by the coding sequence ATGAGTATTGAAAGAGAACTGGCAAAACGTGCCGATAACAGCTGTGAACTATGTGGCAATCCCGAGAAACTCAATGTCTATGAAGTGCCTTCGTCGCCTAGATCGGGAGTTGATGCAGCTGTGTTACTTTGTTCCACTTGTTTCCATCAAATTGAAAATGAAGAAGACAGAGATCCCAATCATTGGCGTTGTTTAAACGACAGTATGTGGAGTACGGTTCCTGCGGTTCAGGTTATGGCATGGCGAATGCTTCAGCGACTAAAAGTCGAAGGCTGGCCTCAGGATCTCTTGGATATGATGTATATGGATGAGGAGGTAAAGGCATGGGCAAAAGAAGCCGGGGATGGTGTAGATAGGAGCAATGCACCGGTGCATCGTGACAGTAATGGCGCCATATTACAGGCAGGAGATAACGTGGTTCTTATCAAGGATTTGAAAGTAAAGGGCTCGAGTATGGTGGCCAAACAGGGAACAGCGGTACGACGTATTTCGCTGGATCACGATAATGCCGAATACATAGAGGGTAAGGTAGACGGTCAGCAGATCGTGATCATTACCAAGTTCGTAAAAAAGATCTAG
- a CDS encoding BlaI/MecI/CopY family transcriptional regulator has translation MQLSNSEEQLMQILWKQKRAYMKDLIEAYDDPKPATTTVATLLKRMQDKKFVDYTQNGRSREYFPLVKKKDYFSKHVNGLIKNFFNDSASQFASFFTQETNLSKKELEELKSIIDQQIKRK, from the coding sequence ATGCAGCTATCAAATTCCGAAGAACAACTCATGCAGATCCTCTGGAAACAGAAACGGGCATATATGAAAGATCTAATAGAGGCCTATGATGACCCTAAGCCGGCAACAACAACCGTAGCTACACTTTTAAAGCGGATGCAGGATAAAAAGTTTGTTGATTACACACAAAACGGAAGGTCGCGGGAATATTTTCCATTGGTAAAGAAGAAAGATTATTTCTCTAAGCATGTAAACGGACTCATTAAAAATTTCTTTAATGACAGTGCTTCGCAATTCGCATCCTTTTTTACGCAGGAAACCAACCTCAGCAAGAAAGAACTCGAGGAATTAAAAAGCATCATCGATCAGCAAATAAAAAGAAAATAG
- a CDS encoding M56 family metallopeptidase, translating to MELYILKSAACLAILFVFYKLVLERSTMHFFKRIYLLSALIISIIFPLITFTTYVTAAETTIPAPNPEVLVEVASNQFSIWNYLPVLLWGMYFAGFLFFSIRFIRNLLSIFNKIKNNPVRKERNVFHVLLSKSIVPHTFFSYIFLNKTQYDAKEIPKEVLLHEQAHASEKHSVDLIFAELIKLVFWFNPFIWLFKSAIKLNHEFLADTRVLKHGINPIDYQQKLVAFSTAGDHQIIQHNALANANTYSFIKKRLTVMKTRTTKRGMWLRSLVILPLLSLMLLSFSNTRYVVVNPIGDINPISQQDDKKIILYIKKKQISLNGEEVSVQNFAAKVDAITKNWSEADLRNFRWDIILEKADDDVINKLQKAYTTTRLYRYNPEKAPFPPPPPPPPPPASDAPKAPKVVKGVNDKDDMNPPPPPKAPIEVKQGVYELPSPPPPPDPDPIKYIENLAKGGATFYWGPHEVSKEVAIKMFKKNKNFGIDASEFPIVRVGGG from the coding sequence ATGGAACTCTATATACTAAAATCGGCCGCATGCCTAGCCATACTCTTCGTTTTTTACAAATTAGTGCTGGAACGGTCTACCATGCACTTCTTTAAACGAATATATCTACTGTCGGCATTAATAATTTCGATCATTTTTCCTTTAATCACATTTACAACCTATGTCACTGCTGCCGAAACAACCATCCCGGCTCCAAATCCGGAAGTTCTCGTTGAAGTAGCTTCAAACCAATTTTCAATATGGAACTATCTTCCTGTATTACTTTGGGGGATGTATTTCGCCGGTTTCCTTTTCTTTAGCATCAGATTTATTAGAAATCTCTTATCTATTTTTAACAAGATCAAAAATAACCCTGTTCGCAAGGAAAGAAATGTCTTTCATGTGTTATTGAGTAAATCGATTGTTCCTCATACCTTTTTCAGTTATATATTCTTGAATAAAACACAATATGACGCTAAGGAGATTCCCAAGGAGGTTTTACTTCATGAGCAAGCCCATGCCAGTGAAAAACACAGTGTAGACCTTATTTTTGCAGAACTCATCAAGCTGGTGTTTTGGTTTAATCCATTTATCTGGTTGTTTAAAAGTGCAATCAAGCTCAATCATGAATTTCTGGCCGATACCAGAGTACTCAAACACGGTATTAATCCGATTGATTACCAACAAAAACTGGTTGCATTTTCGACTGCCGGAGATCATCAAATAATCCAACACAATGCGTTGGCGAATGCAAACACCTATTCATTCATCAAAAAACGATTAACAGTTATGAAAACACGAACAACAAAAAGAGGCATGTGGCTACGAAGTCTGGTTATTTTACCATTACTGTCATTAATGCTTTTAAGTTTCAGCAATACAAGATACGTCGTAGTGAACCCCATCGGTGATATCAATCCGATATCGCAGCAAGACGACAAAAAGATCATACTTTATATAAAGAAAAAACAGATCTCCTTAAATGGTGAAGAGGTATCTGTACAAAATTTTGCCGCCAAGGTTGACGCAATCACCAAAAACTGGAGCGAAGCCGACTTACGGAATTTCCGCTGGGACATCATTCTCGAAAAAGCAGATGACGATGTGATCAACAAACTTCAAAAAGCATATACTACCACCCGACTGTACCGGTATAATCCAGAAAAGGCACCTTTTCCGCCACCACCGCCACCACCGCCACCACCTGCTTCCGATGCACCAAAGGCACCCAAAGTTGTAAAGGGCGTAAACGACAAGGACGATATGAATCCACCACCCCCACCTAAAGCTCCTATCGAAGTAAAACAGGGAGTTTACGAACTACCCTCTCCGCCACCACCCCCGGATCCGGATCCTATAAAATACATTGAGAACTTGGCAAAAGGAGGAGCTACCTTCTATTGGGGGCCGCATGAAGTGAGCAAAGAAGTAGCCATCAAAATGTTTAAAAAAAATAAGAATTTCGGAATTGACGCAAGCGAATTCCCCATTGTGCGTGTAGGTGGAGGATGA
- a CDS encoding DUF4407 domain-containing protein: MLQRFFIFCSGADTDILEECAPGERTKYAGIGATVFFTAVMATIAASYALFTVFDTLYTAIFFGIIWGFLIFNLDRFIVSTIKKRNNFFDEIIQASPRIALAIIIAIVISKPLELKIFEKEINQVLLEEKNDMTLANKDQLALQYTPTIEALNSEIETLKNEITSKETEVNALYDTYIAEAEGRAGTEILGKGPVYKEKREKHDAELAALQELRANNAAKIEASEAQIALLAAEYQTKVAETQPVIDGFDGLMARVNALGKLPLLPSLFIFLLFLAIETSPIFAKLLSPKGAYDLKLEEQESALKSWVNQQKTQREVLVTTDRDVNNRVYADIAEEQELYDYKRKKARELMQMQADAFYKKQKSVL; encoded by the coding sequence ATGCTACAACGATTTTTTATCTTCTGCTCAGGCGCCGATACCGATATACTTGAAGAATGCGCTCCCGGCGAACGCACGAAATATGCCGGAATTGGGGCAACAGTTTTCTTTACAGCGGTTATGGCCACGATCGCAGCATCGTATGCGTTGTTCACCGTTTTTGATACGCTGTATACAGCTATTTTCTTCGGAATTATATGGGGATTCCTCATCTTTAATCTGGATAGATTCATTGTTTCTACCATTAAAAAAAGAAATAATTTTTTCGATGAGATCATTCAGGCATCCCCCCGAATTGCACTGGCCATCATCATCGCCATAGTGATCTCAAAACCACTTGAACTAAAAATATTTGAAAAAGAGATCAATCAGGTGCTGTTGGAAGAAAAGAACGATATGACCCTTGCCAACAAGGATCAACTGGCATTGCAATATACCCCAACTATTGAGGCCCTTAATTCAGAAATAGAAACCTTAAAGAACGAAATCACCTCTAAGGAAACCGAGGTGAACGCCTTATACGACACCTATATAGCCGAGGCTGAAGGGCGTGCCGGTACCGAAATTCTGGGAAAAGGTCCGGTGTATAAGGAAAAACGCGAAAAACACGATGCCGAATTAGCAGCCCTACAGGAGCTGCGGGCAAACAATGCCGCTAAGATAGAAGCAAGTGAAGCACAGATCGCATTACTGGCTGCAGAATATCAGACCAAGGTGGCCGAAACACAACCGGTGATCGACGGCTTCGACGGACTCATGGCACGGGTTAATGCATTGGGCAAACTTCCTCTCTTGCCATCCCTGTTTATATTTTTGCTGTTTCTCGCCATAGAAACCTCTCCTATCTTTGCAAAATTATTGTCGCCAAAGGGGGCCTACGACCTGAAGCTTGAAGAACAGGAAAGTGCTTTGAAGAGTTGGGTGAATCAGCAAAAAACTCAAAGAGAAGTACTGGTTACCACAGACCGCGATGTGAACAATCGTGTTTATGCCGATATAGCCGAAGAACAGGAGCTCTACGATTACAAGCGTAAAAAAGCCAGAGAGTTGATGCAAATGCAGGCAGATGCGTTCTATAAAAAACAAAAAAGCGTACTTTAG
- a CDS encoding peptidoglycan DD-metalloendopeptidase family protein — translation MGFREWAIQNQVSIRKMFPTLSFTEIIAPNMSASGKFFEDDPQHEDLEKAAHRLKDLEHLHPDALFANGYLEQRSFYNTKAYERQTPEGIEYRNIHLGTDFWVPAQTPIYTPYDGRVVISHDNNFHKDYGPTLILEHRVGQNRFYTLYGHLSRASLELSRVNKIILQGDRIGFIGDASENGNWLPHLHFQLITELLNETENYNGVAFPSEIELWKERCPDPNLIFQEFLPSAENNSE, via the coding sequence ATGGGCTTTAGAGAATGGGCGATACAGAATCAGGTTTCGATAAGAAAAATGTTTCCTACGCTATCTTTTACCGAGATCATTGCACCCAATATGAGTGCTTCAGGAAAATTCTTTGAAGATGATCCGCAGCATGAAGATCTTGAAAAAGCAGCCCATCGGCTAAAAGACCTCGAACATCTGCATCCCGACGCCCTGTTTGCCAACGGTTATTTGGAGCAGCGTTCCTTTTACAACACCAAAGCCTACGAGCGACAGACTCCTGAGGGTATCGAATATCGGAATATTCATCTGGGCACCGATTTCTGGGTACCGGCGCAAACTCCGATTTACACGCCATACGACGGTAGAGTGGTCATTTCTCATGATAACAACTTTCACAAGGATTACGGTCCAACTTTAATTCTGGAACATCGAGTAGGTCAAAATCGATTCTACACCCTTTATGGTCATCTTTCAAGGGCTTCACTGGAACTTTCAAGGGTAAATAAGATCATCCTTCAGGGAGATCGTATCGGGTTTATAGGAGACGCTTCAGAAAATGGAAATTGGTTACCTCATTTACATTTTCAGCTCATTACCGAACTTCTCAACGAAACCGAAAACTATAATGGCGTCGCCTTTCCTTCAGAAATTGAACTCTGGAAAGAACGTTGTCCCGATCCCAATCTGATCTTTCAGGAATTCTTGCCATCCGCCGAGAACAATTCAGAATAA
- a CDS encoding ATP-grasp domain-containing protein, whose product MVDVTIVTAKPYFEAAHITPYIQNILDEYELLRGALEKKGLSVTRIPWDDPNYAWRNTKAVVFRTVWDYFHRYDEFGPWMEKVSTQTQLINPLSLIRWNVDKQYLEDLQQQGIPIVPTVFVKKGAFRSLTEIARTQQWKTIVIKPNIGGGAYLTYKIMADELAENEALFRKLVRERDMLVQEYQETITSMGESSLMVFNGTYTHAIVKRAKEGDYRVQDDYDGTVHHYDPSPDEISLAEKVFGCCEILPAYGRADFIWDAQGNPMLSELEIFEPELWIRNYPPAADNFAEGIVRMMKDR is encoded by the coding sequence ATGGTCGACGTCACTATTGTTACCGCAAAGCCCTATTTTGAAGCTGCACACATCACTCCATATATCCAGAATATTTTGGATGAATACGAGCTTTTAAGAGGAGCTCTCGAGAAAAAGGGATTGTCGGTTACCCGAATTCCCTGGGATGACCCAAATTATGCCTGGAGAAATACCAAAGCTGTGGTGTTTAGAACGGTTTGGGATTATTTTCATAGATACGATGAATTTGGTCCGTGGATGGAAAAGGTATCGACACAAACACAACTCATTAATCCGTTATCACTCATACGATGGAATGTAGATAAACAATATCTAGAAGACCTTCAGCAACAAGGCATTCCTATAGTTCCGACTGTCTTTGTAAAAAAAGGTGCTTTTCGCTCTTTAACCGAAATTGCCAGAACACAACAATGGAAGACGATCGTGATCAAGCCCAATATAGGGGGTGGAGCCTACCTTACGTATAAAATTATGGCCGATGAACTTGCCGAAAATGAGGCGTTGTTTCGTAAGCTCGTGAGAGAAAGAGATATGTTGGTGCAAGAGTATCAGGAGACTATCACCAGTATGGGAGAGTCGTCATTAATGGTTTTTAACGGAACCTATACGCATGCCATTGTTAAGCGAGCGAAAGAAGGGGACTATAGAGTTCAAGATGATTATGACGGAACGGTACATCACTATGATCCTTCTCCCGATGAAATTTCACTTGCCGAAAAGGTTTTTGGGTGTTGTGAGATCCTTCCGGCTTACGGTCGCGCAGATTTTATATGGGACGCCCAAGGAAATCCGATGCTTTCTGAACTGGAAATTTTTGAACCCGAATTATGGATACGGAATTATCCTCCTGCAGCAGATAATTTTGCTGAAGGTATTGTACGAATGATGAAGGATCGTTAA
- a CDS encoding YybH family protein: MKHLLLLLFLLSTVHVATAQNSLTEDRKAILEVMKTQEKAWSQNDLEGFMQGYWKSDSLKFYGSSGITYGWEQTLANYKKGYPTKEYSGTLSFKLHDISKIENNSYWVMGEYFLKRSVGDANGIFMIIFKKIDGEWKIVADMSCG; encoded by the coding sequence ATGAAACATCTCCTGCTCCTATTATTTTTGTTGTCCACTGTTCATGTAGCTACAGCTCAAAATTCACTTACTGAAGACCGAAAAGCCATACTGGAGGTTATGAAAACTCAGGAAAAAGCCTGGTCTCAAAACGATCTGGAGGGATTTATGCAAGGATACTGGAAAAGTGATTCATTAAAATTTTACGGAAGTTCGGGAATAACCTACGGCTGGGAACAAACGCTTGCGAACTATAAAAAAGGGTATCCAACCAAAGAGTACTCCGGTACGTTAAGCTTTAAGTTACACGACATTTCTAAAATAGAGAATAACAGCTATTGGGTCATGGGGGAATATTTTCTGAAACGTTCTGTAGGTGATGCTAATGGAATTTTTATGATCATCTTTAAAAAGATAGACGGCGAGTGGAAGATCGTTGCCGATATGTCCTGCGGATAA